The Methanosphaera sp. BMS genome contains a region encoding:
- the psmA gene encoding archaeal proteasome endopeptidase complex subunit alpha: MQQFQSAGYDRALTLFSPDGRLFQIEYAREAVKRGTTAIGIKSKDGVIFAVDKKIKSKLIEPTSVEKIFKIDEHIATASSGLVADARRLVDIARNQAQVNRLRYHEPITVTGLAKYLGDLEQMYTQSGGVRPFGISLIIGGVSDGECKIYETDPSGAIVEYKATAIGLGRDKALELFEEKYEDDITIEDAIDLAIDGIYEANSGKVTEDSIEISIIDKETAKYEKLPKDEIEGYVKKLLDRKEEERLEAERKAEEEREEKEARKAQLKAEREEKESEEETSTEENKTDDNTDETSEE; the protein is encoded by the coding sequence ATGCAACAATTCCAAAGTGCAGGTTACGATAGGGCATTAACATTATTCAGCCCTGATGGACGTTTATTCCAGATAGAATATGCAAGGGAAGCAGTTAAAAGAGGTACAACAGCAATAGGTATCAAGTCAAAAGATGGAGTAATATTTGCAGTTGATAAGAAAATCAAAAGCAAACTCATAGAACCAACATCCGTCGAAAAGATTTTTAAAATCGATGAACACATTGCAACCGCATCCAGTGGATTGGTAGCCGATGCCAGACGTCTTGTTGATATAGCTAGAAATCAGGCACAGGTTAACCGGTTAAGATACCATGAACCGATTACTGTTACAGGACTTGCCAAATACCTTGGAGACTTGGAACAGATGTACACCCAGAGCGGTGGAGTAAGACCGTTTGGTATTTCATTAATCATCGGAGGAGTATCCGACGGTGAATGTAAAATATATGAGACAGATCCTAGTGGAGCTATAGTTGAATACAAGGCAACAGCAATAGGTCTTGGAAGAGACAAAGCACTAGAACTATTTGAAGAAAAATATGAGGATGACATTACTATAGAAGATGCTATAGATTTAGCCATTGATGGAATATATGAAGCAAACAGTGGCAAGGTTACTGAAGACAGCATTGAAATATCAATCATTGACAAGGAAACTGCCAAATATGAAAAACTTCCAAAAGATGAAATAGAAGGATATGTCAAAAAACTTCTAGATAGAAAAGAGGAAGAAAGACTTGAAGCTGAAAGAAAAGCTGAAGAGGAACGTGAAGAAAAAGAAGCTAGAAAAGCCCAATTAAAAGCTGAACGTGAAGAAAAAGAATCTGAAGAAGAAACATCAACTGAAGAAAACAAGACTGACGATAACACTGATGAAACTTCCGAAGAATAA
- a CDS encoding type II toxin-antitoxin system RelE/ParE family toxin, with product MIDNMNYRVFKDKNVEKFLDKNSDDVKLIERVEKKILELSENPYLCAERSFKSRKCPKCKKTRIGDYRIIYHISDNTNFVELIDIGLRKNIYKKWD from the coding sequence ATGATTGATAACATGAATTATAGAGTTTTTAAAGATAAAAATGTGGAAAAATTTTTGGATAAAAATTCTGATGATGTTAAATTAATTGAACGAGTAGAGAAAAAAATATTAGAATTATCTGAAAATCCATATTTATGTGCAGAAAGATCTTTTAAAAGTCGAAAATGTCCAAAATGTAAAAAAACTAGAATTGGTGATTATCGAATTATTTATCACATCTCAGATAACACTAATTTTGTTGAACTAATTGATATTGGTCTTCGAAAGAATATTTACAAAAAGTGGGATTAA
- the purB gene encoding adenylosuccinate lyase, which produces MAIHPIEFRYGTPEMKAVWEQESKLQNMLKVEAALAKAEGEIGLIPKEAADEINKKATTEYVKQERVDEIERATNHDIGALMKALEEVCDNNAGEYVHYGSTSNDIIDSSQSLQLKASIEIIREKIVRLIEILIDLSEEHKSTVTIGRTHGQHALPTTYAMKFAIYIDELLRQLERLDLTEKHVCVGMMTGAVGTTAALGEVGYDIHMRVSEILGLTPANISNQVVQRDNHAEYVMTLANICSSLEKMALEVRNLQRTELMEVGEKFDPEKQMGSSTMPHKRNPITGERICGVSRVVKSYVNAALQNNPLWHERDLTNSSCERIILPESAILTDYILNLSIKLFSKLDFYEDNIERNLNASNGLIMAERFMSKLTQCGMGRQSAYSLVRGCAMEAYARNTGLKEIILEKDEILEYMSIEEIDATLDPHTYLGSSDKFVDNVIANAKEVINR; this is translated from the coding sequence ATGGCAATACATCCAATAGAATTCAGATACGGTACTCCAGAGATGAAGGCCGTATGGGAACAAGAATCAAAACTACAAAATATGTTGAAAGTTGAAGCAGCACTGGCTAAGGCAGAAGGAGAAATAGGATTAATCCCTAAGGAAGCTGCAGATGAAATAAACAAGAAAGCTACAACAGAATATGTTAAGCAAGAAAGAGTAGATGAAATAGAACGTGCAACAAACCATGATATTGGAGCATTGATGAAGGCACTAGAGGAAGTATGTGATAACAATGCCGGTGAATACGTTCACTACGGTTCAACAAGTAATGACATAATCGATTCGTCACAGTCACTGCAACTTAAGGCATCAATAGAGATTATCCGCGAAAAGATTGTGAGGCTCATAGAGATACTCATTGACCTATCAGAAGAACATAAGAGCACAGTCACAATAGGACGTACACATGGTCAACACGCTCTTCCAACAACATATGCAATGAAATTCGCAATATACATAGATGAACTGTTAAGACAGCTCGAAAGACTTGACTTGACCGAAAAGCATGTCTGTGTCGGTATGATGACCGGTGCTGTCGGAACAACCGCGGCATTAGGAGAGGTAGGATATGACATACACATGAGAGTATCCGAAATACTGGGATTAACCCCTGCAAACATATCAAATCAGGTAGTTCAACGTGATAATCATGCAGAATACGTTATGACACTTGCAAATATCTGCAGCAGTCTTGAAAAGATGGCATTAGAAGTACGTAATCTTCAAAGAACCGAACTCATGGAAGTTGGTGAAAAGTTCGACCCTGAAAAACAGATGGGAAGCAGTACCATGCCACATAAAAGAAACCCTATTACTGGTGAAAGAATATGCGGCGTCTCAAGAGTTGTAAAGTCATACGTTAATGCGGCACTGCAGAACAATCCGTTATGGCATGAACGTGACCTTACAAATTCATCCTGTGAAAGAATCATCCTACCCGAATCAGCAATACTGACTGATTATATATTGAACTTATCAATCAAGTTATTCTCAAAACTTGACTTCTACGAGGACAATATCGAACGCAACCTCAATGCAAGTAACGGACTTATAATGGCAGAACGATTCATGTCAAAGCTCACACAGTGCGGCATGGGAAGACAAAGTGCCTACAGCTTAGTAAGAGGATGTGCAATGGAAGCATACGCACGAAACACAGGCCTTAAGGAAATCATACTTGAAAAAGATGAAATACTCGAGTACATGAGCATTGAAGAAATTGATGCAACATTAGATCCTCACACCTACCTTGGTAGTAGTGATAAATTTGTTGATAATGTAATTGCCAATGCTAAGGAAGTTATTAACAGGTAA
- a CDS encoding Rpp14/Pop5 family protein: MKLKILPPTLRQKKRYIALKLYAENEVSKEECIQILWNSAINTFGEIESSMINLWLIDFQEVDNPNRYEYNIIVRCNRGYEKKAVMGFYTISNFRKNQMTVHSLSTSGTIQSLRDKF, from the coding sequence ATGAAATTAAAGATATTGCCCCCTACATTAAGACAGAAAAAAAGGTACATTGCACTTAAGTTGTACGCGGAAAATGAAGTCTCAAAAGAGGAATGCATACAGATATTATGGAACAGTGCAATTAACACCTTCGGTGAAATAGAATCCAGCATGATTAACCTATGGCTTATCGATTTTCAAGAAGTGGATAATCCCAACAGATATGAATACAACATTATAGTCAGATGCAACAGGGGATATGAGAAAAAGGCCGTGATGGGCTTTTATACCATTTCAAACTTTAGAAAAAATCAAATGACCGTACACTCACTCTCCACATCAGGTACTATTCAAAGTCTTAGAGATAAATTCTAA
- a CDS encoding RNase P subunit p30 family protein, with translation MTNFYDFNIKLNEEVIETLEKFGFKAACIFHDSTALDDNKDEILKKFNTINESTKLDLYHGVYINHTNPQLLTKTVLKYHRRSDIIMVNGGKDNINRTACQMPQIDIINEPYISNNNSGINHILSKMLIENNISININYNSILRSRGYYKARILSQINQLFHLQEKYQFRTIISSGSKSFYDVKSPEAMLMLGNLFDTDPNVIRKSITTNVEDIIRNIQTKKDSIVDGVKIIR, from the coding sequence ATGACTAATTTTTACGACTTTAATATTAAATTAAATGAAGAAGTTATTGAAACTTTGGAAAAATTTGGATTTAAGGCTGCATGCATCTTCCATGATTCAACAGCATTAGATGATAACAAAGATGAAATATTAAAAAAATTCAATACAATTAATGAATCAACAAAATTAGACTTATACCATGGAGTTTACATAAATCACACCAACCCCCAACTGCTAACAAAAACCGTACTGAAATACCATAGAAGAAGTGATATCATAATGGTTAACGGTGGAAAGGACAACATCAACAGAACCGCATGCCAAATGCCACAAATCGATATTATCAATGAACCATACATATCCAATAACAATAGCGGCATTAACCACATACTCTCCAAAATGCTTATAGAGAACAATATCAGCATCAATATTAACTATAATAGCATTTTAAGAAGTAGAGGATATTACAAAGCTCGCATATTAAGTCAGATAAATCAGTTATTCCATCTACAGGAAAAATACCAATTCAGAACAATAATAAGCAGTGGAAGTAAAAGTTTTTATGATGTGAAAAGTCCGGAAGCTATGCTAATGCTGGGAAACTTATTTGACACAGACCCTAATGTCATAAGAAAGTCCATAACAACCAATGTCGAGGACATAATCAGAAACATCCAAACAAAAAAAGACAGCATTGTGGATGGCGTGAAAATTATAAGATGA
- a CDS encoding RNA-binding domain-containing protein, producing MIHNISYRTFVYSTEEEENVVKSLNYIFSEPSPVKTITEDHFGNKIFILSEKISKKRFTKDIVKFLNDNLSTEDKKIISDELSRRMDDKGNLFLRFDKQEAYDENLKLTYDGDAIHMRIKIASYPVSKKNATIVAKKIFNFLE from the coding sequence ATGATCCATAACATTTCGTACAGGACATTTGTTTATTCAACCGAAGAGGAAGAGAATGTAGTTAAGTCCCTTAATTACATCTTTTCTGAACCTTCACCTGTTAAAACCATTACCGAAGATCACTTTGGTAACAAAATATTTATTTTATCCGAAAAGATTTCTAAGAAAAGATTTACTAAGGATATCGTCAAATTTCTCAATGACAATTTATCAACTGAGGATAAGAAGATAATAAGTGATGAACTTAGTCGTCGTATGGACGATAAGGGTAATCTGTTCCTGCGTTTTGATAAACAAGAGGCTTATGATGAAAATCTCAAACTGACTTATGATGGTGATGCTATTCATATGAGAATAAAGATAGCAAGTTATCCTGTAAGCAAAAAGAATGCTACGATTGTAGCTAAGAAAATCTTTAACTTCTTGGAATAA
- a CDS encoding 50S ribosomal protein L15e — protein MYKYMKEAWKNPSESYVKELMMERLPKWRRQPVIVRIDKPTRIDRARRLGYKAKTGYVLARIRVRRGSRRKPRFKNGRDPKRMGVNKISGKKSIQRMAEERVARKYPNLEVLNSYWVWEDGKAKYYEVILVDPQRPEIRNDNNINWICEKQHTRRAFRGLTSAGKKGRGLRKKGKGAEKVR, from the coding sequence ATGTACAAGTATATGAAAGAAGCATGGAAAAACCCAAGTGAATCATACGTTAAAGAACTTATGATGGAAAGATTACCTAAATGGAGAAGACAACCTGTTATTGTAAGAATTGATAAACCTACAAGAATAGACAGAGCACGCCGTTTAGGATACAAAGCTAAGACAGGATACGTACTCGCAAGAATCAGAGTAAGAAGAGGATCAAGAAGAAAACCTAGATTTAAAAACGGTAGAGATCCAAAAAGAATGGGTGTAAACAAAATCTCAGGTAAAAAATCCATTCAAAGAATGGCTGAAGAACGTGTAGCACGTAAATATCCTAACTTAGAAGTATTAAACTCTTACTGGGTTTGGGAAGATGGTAAAGCTAAATATTATGAAGTAATTCTTGTTGACCCACAAAGACCTGAAATCCGCAATGATAACAACATCAATTGGATATGTGAGAAACAACACACCAGAAGAGCATTCAGAGGCTTAACTAGTGCTGGTAAAAAAGGTAGAGGATTACGTAAAAAAGGTAAAGGTGCCGAAAAGGTTAGATAG
- a CDS encoding cytochrome c biogenesis CcdA family protein codes for MEILPIFSFLTGAISVISPCILPVLPVFVAVCLNCGRKMESVSFICGFISVFVIAIFFTAFFTAITYAYISYLRIVSSVILLFVGILILKDSSITLTSLKPKKYKNSTVNAFLLGLVTSVSWTPCYGAYLISLISLLAATANSSYAVFNIVLYSLGFMLSMTIIGVLLSKINLEGFISKTKIIPRIFAVAIIITSIYLITSSIYGLV; via the coding sequence ATGGAGATTCTTCCCATCTTTTCATTTTTAACTGGGGCAATATCTGTAATATCCCCGTGCATACTGCCTGTTTTACCAGTATTTGTTGCAGTCTGTCTTAACTGTGGAAGAAAAATGGAATCCGTATCATTTATATGTGGATTTATTAGCGTATTTGTCATTGCAATATTTTTTACGGCTTTTTTCACGGCCATAACCTATGCTTATATCAGTTATCTTAGAATCGTTTCTTCAGTAATACTCCTGTTTGTTGGAATACTTATATTAAAAGACTCTTCGATCACTCTAACTTCATTGAAGCCGAAAAAGTATAAAAACAGTACTGTAAATGCGTTTCTGTTGGGGCTGGTGACCTCCGTTTCATGGACTCCCTGTTACGGTGCATATCTGATCTCATTAATCTCATTACTTGCAGCAACGGCCAATTCATCATATGCCGTGTTCAATATAGTATTGTATTCCCTGGGATTTATGTTATCCATGACAATCATTGGCGTTCTTTTATCCAAAATCAATCTTGAAGGATTCATTTCAAAAACTAAAATCATTCCACGAATATTTGCAGTTGCAATAATCATAACTTCAATATATCTGATTACAAGTTCCATCTATGGCTTAGTGTAA
- a CDS encoding thioredoxin family protein, with the protein MRRNLMKNMVMLILIITTIISVNAVSSEGDTHNLLNASDNYTQALENAKIENKSIVLLFDQKSCSWCEAFKRNTLDNEEVVEKLNSNYITVIVNINRNPEVASKYSVYGTPTVIFLDTNGNEVERHEGYLPPDEFLEKLKGI; encoded by the coding sequence ATGAGAAGGAACTTGATGAAAAATATGGTAATGCTTATACTTATCATAACGACAATCATATCAGTCAACGCCGTTTCCAGTGAAGGTGATACTCATAATTTACTAAACGCCAGTGATAATTACACGCAGGCGTTGGAAAATGCAAAAATTGAAAACAAAAGTATCGTACTACTTTTTGACCAGAAATCATGTTCATGGTGTGAAGCCTTCAAAAGAAACACTCTGGACAATGAAGAAGTTGTTGAAAAGCTCAATTCCAACTACATAACCGTCATAGTAAACATCAACAGAAATCCGGAAGTCGCTTCAAAGTATTCGGTATACGGTACGCCAACGGTCATATTTTTAGACACCAACGGCAATGAAGTTGAAAGACATGAAGGCTATCTTCCGCCGGATGAATTTCTGGAGAAACTAAAGGGGATATGA
- a CDS encoding transcription factor S, giving the protein MEFCPKCGKVLIPHNRILKCSLCGYTKKLNDEDSKDYILSHDVSDKRKVIISGDKVNAMPTTRGLCYRCGNRQLEWWMVQMHRSDEAETRFYRCTKCGNTWRRSN; this is encoded by the coding sequence ATGGAGTTCTGTCCCAAATGTGGAAAGGTATTAATTCCACACAATAGAATATTAAAATGTTCGCTATGCGGTTATACAAAAAAACTCAATGATGAGGATAGCAAGGATTACATATTATCTCATGATGTATCCGATAAGCGGAAAGTCATAATATCTGGAGATAAGGTAAATGCCATGCCGACGACGAGGGGATTATGCTATCGCTGCGGCAACCGCCAACTGGAGTGGTGGATGGTGCAGATGCACAGAAGTGATGAGGCAGAAACCAGATTCTATCGCTGTACAAAATGCGGAAATACGTGGCGAAGATCAAATTGA